Genomic DNA from Triplophysa rosa linkage group LG6, Trosa_1v2, whole genome shotgun sequence:
AGATAAGGTTTAAGTTTGGGATTACTTGTTTGCAAAACAATGGAAGACAATGAGAGTAATTCAACAACAATTATTAGTTTTGGAAATCCATTTGGTGACAAAACTATAACAATAATTTATGTAGGTTAACGTGGCCATTTTCTACCCTTTCTCTTACTATGAATGTATACTTAATAAAAAGTCATTATTACCCTGACTACTTCTAATCGACCTGttctttttttacttaattttagGCCATAAATATATATGTTAGACTCTTGCCCCATGCTGctgcattacagaaaaaaatccaGGAATATCTCCAGAGCAGTGAATTAACACACATACAGTGGGAAGCGTGAGATGTTTTGCTTGGACAACAGCCCTTCTGGTCCCTGTATAAACAAACACTTGACCTCTCTAGTCAGTctactctctttctctcttcggTGGACACAGTCTTGCCTCGACAAACAACTGACAGTTTATTCACTCCTCACTagaatttaaaggtccagtgtatgaaatttagcggcatctagtggtgaggttgcgaattgcaaccgatggctcactccacctctcccccctccctttagaagcactacagtggctgacacaggacaaacatgttgtcacgtttccgcttctttgccgaagcagataacgtatttacgaaacgcgatatgtagtttgtccgtttagggctactgtagaaacaacatggcgaattccatgcaaggggacctgcggtgtatgtagataaaaatagctcattctaaggtaataaaaacataacgaaTCATtaagtaaggtctttatacacctctgaagacattgatatgtatattttattgcatatctgtcaatagatcctctttAATCttccacattgcacctttaagacTAAAGATGGCCTTCTTGCATTTGTTGACTGCTCAAGGGTGATCCCTTGAGTTACGAAAATCCTTTTGCATTTGTGATGTTTCTATATTACTACTAGGCTTTCCATAAACCTTAATATAATGTTGTTTAACACATTTCTTTCTGCACGCTATGCAATTTGATTGAATGAAAAATGGCCTgaaattgttccaaatcagtGTCTGCTTGGTTAAATGTTCTGGAGCCAGGCTACCtcaatttattttaacagaatGAAGTGAACACAACCATTTCAAGACATAAACATCTGTGAAGATCAGATATCTAAAACATTGTAGCTAAATTCCCAAATTCAGCTTTTCCAGAAAATAGCAATAGTCAGTAACACCCAATAAGACAAATAATTCTCATACCCTGCCTTGCCCAGTTTCCAAAACCCATAAACACAAACTGTTATAGACCTACTTAACCTTATTTACCATTGTTTATTAGACTGCCTGTGAAATCATGTTTATTAGATCGCAAATTTCAAATACATTCCCCAAAGATGTTCTTTTGATATCAGATGAGAGTGGGCGAGGAAATCACAGAGAGAGATTTGAAACCTACAGGTCGGGAAGGGTGGCCCggtctgtatttatttactcatACTATGAGAAAGGAGAGTGCAGCTGTCTGTTTCAGTGAGGCAAGAACAGCCAGCTGCACATGAACACATTGAATAAACATGGTGACAATTTCTCAACAGCTGTGTACGGAACACTGCGGctctgtgcatgcgtgtgtgagCAAATCTCCTGAAGAAACATATGGCACAGACAGTGCCAAACGCTTCCTCTCTCCATCTTATATGAGGCTGGTTGTTTTTCCAACCTTGTCGATCCTCTCCCTGCCTGCCTGCCAAGACGCATGACCACCCTGGCATtaaaatttctttcttttttcacttTGCCTTAGTGCCTGAATGTAGGGATTTACTATAACACTGCAGTTCACTTTACTTTAACACCCAAGGTTACAATGTATTTGCTATCAAGACAATAGACACTTTCTTGTTTATAATTTCTATACGTTTTATTAGCGTTAGCTTTTGGCCCAACAGATTGATCTAACATAGAGGCTCTCCTTTTCTCCGgtgatatttgttttatttgtttatttatttctgagATGTTGGTCTCATTTTTattagttgttgtttttttaccctTAGTTGATTGTACAGCACATTGGTCAACcttgcattgttttaattgtgctatttacatcaaataaaacaaacaaacaaaacaaaacaaaacaaacactttctGACTTAAAAGTGTACGCAAACAAAGATTTTGTGTGGATTCTCAGGTAGTCTGTtttcaaaaagaaagaaagctgaATTCACTTTTAAGAATAAAATAGTTGAAGTGAAGCCTTTTTAAAATCTGTCTTTGTCATGGTCACCTCcatttctttttattgttaatCAGAAAATCTATCTTCAGATGCAACAGCAAAAACAAAttaccccaaaatgacaattttatCATTATTTGCACACTCTCTTGCCTTTAAACGTGCTTATACTCTTCTTTTTTCTGATCTCTAAAAAGATTGTTGGTTTGGTTACACCAACCCAGATTCATTTATAATCCAACGATTGGTTTTGTACaaattttacccaaccatggttTAAAAACAAGCATTTTTAGAGAGTATAATAATACAGTGATAAAACAAATTTGTCGTTCATGTCTGCCTTGCATCTCCAACACCTTGCATATGTGCACACAACCTTGATAAGACAAAAAAGCATCCATTGACATTTATTGAACCATCCATCATACTCACAGTGATGCTGCTGAGCTCCCTTTAGCATCTTCATGGTCCGCTTCATCATCTGAGCTACTGCTTAGTGTGGCATCTGAATCCAGAGACTCcagcatcccaggcagaactgCACACCCGCATTGTGCCAAATTCTCCAGGTCACTGGATTTCAGAGATTGCTCGTGTGTTTGAGGGATCTGTCCTAGGACATCTTCCTCAGCATTAAACATctcatgtgtatgtgtaaaaAAACCACCTGATGCCATGGGGGACTTGGGGCAATAGCTGACGGTAAGAAGTTTTCTCCTCAGACCTTCTAGTTGGTGGATGTAGTGCCGTGAAGCGTGCTCACCGAGCATCGCCAACAGCCTCTTCTGTAAGCGATTGGCTTGATCTACCAATGCAGCATTCTGGGAAATGTTCCATAATGAATGAATCCTCAACCCTTCCTCCAGAGTGCCATCACATGCCTTGTTTAAACCACTGGGGTGATCTGTTCCTTGTGGTATCATTGTACCGTGTGCATCACTTTCCCTATTGTTGTACTGGGCACCACCCTGACAACCTCTTGGTGAATAATAGTCGTGCCACAAAGAGCTTGAGTTGAGATTGGGCACTGGAGGTCCGTTTTCCTCCAGAGTGGGCATGAAACACGTTGGTGGAGCACCTGCGGGAGAATTTTGGGAGTTTTGGTTTATGGACAAAAGCGTGAGCAGGGGTTCTGGGCTTGAAAGCAGAAAGGCTTTTGGCCCCGGGCCTTGAAACGCAGGTGACAGGAGCATCTCTGAAAGCTGAGGCGACCCTTCGGGGGACAAAAAATCCAGATGGATCAAGGAAGGATGGTTCAGCCAAACCTTCTCTAAATCCACACCACCTAGAGCAATACTGCTGAAGTCCATATTTCCATCTAGAGCtggaataaatgttttctggtcTGCTGTTTGGATGAGAGATGAAGTCATTCTTCATACAGAGTGATAGATAGATTCAGTTGTTATATCATCTGAAGCTGTGCACGAGAGAGCAGATCTGCAAAAACAGAAAGTTTAAGGGGTGTAAATAGCAATGattgttaaaaaatgtttatgagaTCCTCTAACTATcaataacaaacatttaaagggtGATCGAGGACAATCTGTGTAGCTATAACAAATACAGATAACAGCCGTCTGTGAATATTTGTGAACGGTTTTGATCACGTGCGAACTTAATGAAAATAACGGCAATAACGGCACATATCTCACCTTCCACCGAAGCTCGATCCTTTCAAAAGCaagtaaagaaaaataaatgatctCATATAAACAGATCATCCACAGATGTAATCCTGAAAGTGAAAAACATATTAATCGATCGGTTTTATAAGCAGAAAACGATTGATCCCGTCCGGTTTACTTTCACGCCGCTGAACAGCTGCCGCCGGAGAATcaaaccgagagagagagagagggagggagggagagagggagagggagagggagagggagagggagagagcgagaAGAGAAGCGACGAGAGGAAGAGGAGAGAGGGGGGAGGGATAGAGAGAGACGAGAGGGAGGCCGCACGAGGGAGGGGGGACGGGTGAGGCGGAGACATGGGCAAGAGGGCGAGNNNNNNNNNNNNNNNNNNNNNNNNNNNNNNNNNNNNNNNNNNNNNNNNNNNNNNNNNNNNNNNNNNNNNNNNNNNNNNNNNNNNNNNNNNNNNNNNNNNNNNNNNNNNNNNNNNNNNNNNNNNNNNNNNNNNNNNNNNNNNNNNNNNNNNNNNNNNNNNNNNNNNNNNNNNNNNNNNNNNNNNNNNNNNNNNNNNNNNNNNNNNNNNNNNNNNNNNNNNNNNNNNNNNNNNNNNNNNNNNNNNNgagggagggggagggggagggggagggggagggggagggggagagagagagagagagagagagagagagaggatttgAGAAAGGAGGGGTTTGTCTTTTTGTCCTTTCTCTGCTTCTGCTCTGTTTATGCCGTTTAAATTACTGTCAGTTACCGCAGTTACGCTGCAacacattaaatatatttataggcaaataataataaatatattctatTAAATGTCTTAATAGTCTACCGAAGGTAAGCGGTGATATTCACAATATCAATATCCAGATAGcaaataattgatttaaaaatcatttatttgggTAGTGGCAAAATATAGTAGAACTATTTGGCAGTGCTTGTGATAAGCTTCAGTGAAAACAGGGAGATTATATCAAGTCCAGGCATGTCATGAGATATGACATGTTTGTGGGAATCTTTGcagaatatttcatttaaagtaaaaagcCAACAAATTAACGATTTGAACGATTACTATTATATGTGTTCTAAATGTTGTATCTGTGTTCTACAGGGAAAGTTGACCAAAACCCCTTTAAGTTTGTTCCTGTGCATGTACAGACCTGACATACCTGAACATCTCTGAACATAAACTGGTTGTAATATTCAACTATTCCACATGATGGCATTGCTGTATTCGAAGATGATGCAACCAATCAATATTCGCATTGCCTTATATAACAGAATGCCTTGAAATGATTTGAACAGATTTCTATTCTGTGCTGCATGCAGATTTTCTAGAATGCCAAAGATCTTCCATAATTAATGATACAAAACATCTAAAATACTAACTAAAATTAGAACTCAAAAACATACTATAGagaatcagacagacagacatcagacagacagacaggaaaatgcatttttataagaATCTGATAGTATCATAAATAGAAATGCACTCATGCTCATTTTTCATGCACTAACACTTGTCAGTGTTAAAGTCCTTGAATATATTCAAAGTTCAAATAGATCTAGCAGGTGGACTTTTAACAGTAAGCAGTTTTTGAATATACATTTGCAATGTGTACAATACAGTCAAACAAAATCTTGCTAAACATATTCGCCACAGTGTAAAATTGAGTAAGAATTACCTATCAAGCAAGCAAATTTTAAAAATCTGCTAAATGTATGCATATGTCAATAGAAATTTCTATTTCTAACATTTACTAAAACCCTGACAAAATTTATTTCCAAGGGACAATGATCTATTCAAATTTCTGCAAACACTCGTTATCCTACcttaaatgacattttacttTAGTGTCATTCACTTTCATGTACTTCGTAAGAGAGTCGAACAAGTTTTTTCACAAAATCTACAGCCCGAAGCCTAAATTTTGACTGACCTAAACCTAAGATGATGGTTGTGCCAAAAGAGTAAAATACCAAAACGGAACAAAGTATGTGACCACTTGGATCAAACAATACTAAATCAAACCGATAAATGAGTTCATCTGCCATTAGCCAACCTGAGCAGAAAAAGAAAAGCACAGTTTGTGTGATGCTCAGTATAGTCACTCTCTTTTGCTTCCGGTAACGAAGAGCTGAACCGCTGTTCCCCTCCATGCTCTTCACATGCCTCCATAGATAATGAGCAGTGGCAGTGTTAGATGCCAGCATAATGCCAAGACAACACCAAAAATAGCTACATCTCAGCGAAAAGTCTGTCAACAAGAGATTGTACCGTACAATTAAGCCATCGGTGTTATAGTTGGGAATGCTGGATGAATTAAAGTACACCACAGAGATAAAAACTCTGCTTGGGATAGCATgcaaaaagaatgaaaataaaaagaaaaatctgtcaaaaaacAACATCAAATACATGAAAAGTTTGATGTGCGTCTTCAGCCAGATCAAACAAGGGTGCCGGGCAGGGACAATCTGAAAGTAATAAAACACATTGACCCCAAGAGACGCAGTAACACTGGTCCTCATGGCATACATTATAAGTGCAGACGAAATAATGTACATCCGAATAGGCACGTCAACAAAGTCATACATAACAAACAGAAGGTTACAGATGTTCAGAAGAAGGTTGCACCCAATAAGAGATCCGAACAAGACATTCAGAGGAGGCTTTTGGCAGATTTCTGATCCGTCCTGTGAAGAAAACATGCAGTAgataaaaaacatgttcatCAGGATAGTTGCGGCAGAAACAGGCACATACACTACGGCAAATTCCAAAGAACTCATCTCAACATAGGAGGAATTCATTTTTGCAATGGCCACTCAagaacaacaagattttttatATCCACACTGTGTGAATAGCCCACCCcttatgtaaatacatttataatgggCAAAAGCCTCATTAAGACCCTCAGGGACCATATTGGTAAATGATGTGGAAAAAATCTCACTTAACCACTACTAGAGCCATTAACACCAAATAAATCATACCTGacttaaacaaataatatattataggtGTCTGATTACTATTCAGAGTAGTGGTCATTTTGCTGTGAACGAATTCATATTTTACTCCTGTCATGGCTCATTGTAAAAGTCTATGAACCGTGATTTGAATCTGTTCtgatttgcattttgaaatcTAAAATGCAGTTTTGTCGCATTGATGTTTCTAGTAAGAAGAGACTGGATCCtataaattgtttaaaattacaaaaaaattaaaatgtcatttcttttttaaatatgtggaGAAGAGGAAAATACCAATCcatttgaaaataaatctcatatagaagattaaaaatataatctaaaaaaacatttgattaaatGGTCATCTGCCCCTTGGTGATGCCCATTCATCCTTTTGTGTAACATTCAGTatctataaaaacaaacaaatattcaCTGAGGGTTAATAGGATGTCCTCAGGTAATACTAGCATATGGAAtggaaaacacaaacagaataaaaaaacaaggaagCATTGCATTTTATGATATTTACTGTGATTCAAACGTGTTGCAATATAAGTTGTCACATTTGAACACCCTGAACATTTGGTAAAAAtaatctgcttttgtgtttcacaaaagaaagtcatatgagtgacagaatttccattttttatgacctttttctttttctaagGATATTTTAGGATATGTAACATAACTATTATGGCTTACTCCATTTGACATAACATGTGTGAGGAGTTGCAAGCTTTAACTTAGCAATATAATAAGTTATATTGTttaatatagtatatatagtaCAGTTATTGTAGTCATCTTGTGTTCTCCACCAATCAAGACTAATGCTCTACTGGAAGGCATGAGAACAAAATCAATGGAATctgaaacaatacataaaacatacatAATGAACGAACTCACCTAACATGACTTGTATCATTATCATTGGCTGTAAACTGTATTTGATGATAATAGAATTCAGCAATGAAccaatgtaatatttaatatagaaaagtaatattaaaaataacttGGTAACAAAATGGCTAATTTACTAAATGTCTTAATCCTACAGGggttgtgtttgcatgtgtttatCATATagttctgtaaaaaaaactttgaactGCTCTGGTGTCAACTGAAAAGAAAACCATTTTATCgaaatgaaaagagaacttTATTAATAAACTCATCTTTAGATTTAACATAGTTTGACATTGTATAAAAAGTTGACTAAAGGTACGTGGGTAAGTTTATTTCTGGTTCTAGCTAAGTGCATGTTCAGACCTGACGTTCTTTGAAAATAGAATGGTTGTAATATTCAATTATTCCACAAGATGGCACTGCAGTATTTGGAGTTGAAACATAAACCATTGGGATCAATATTTCAACGCCTGACCTTAAAGCAGGATTACATAAAAATTGCTTAAAGACATTTCAATTCTGTGGACCTGGCTTAAGTTTTAATAGTATGGCAAAGATCAACCATTTCCAACAACCCAGCTGGAAATTAAAACAAAGATAGAAATTATAGACAGAACACAGACAAAGGGAAATGcttaaaatgcttaaaatagGAGTGTTACATTTATGCAATTGTCAATGTACCCATGCCGATTTTT
This window encodes:
- the LOC130555271 gene encoding uncharacterized protein LOC130555271, with protein sequence MNSSYVEMSSLEFAVVYVPVSAATILMNMFFIYCMFSSQDGSEICQKPPLNVLFGSLIGCNLLLNICNLLFVMYDFVDVPIRMYIISSALIMYAMRTSVTASLGVNVFYYFQIVPARHPCLIWLKTHIKLFMYLMLFFDRFFFLFSFFLHAIPSRVFISVVYFNSSSIPNYNTDGLIVRYNLLLTDFSLRCSYFWCCLGIMLASNTATAHYLWRHVKSMEGNSGSALRYRKQKRVTILSITQTVLFFFCSGWLMADELIYRFDLVLFDPSGHILCSVLVFYSFGTTIILGLGQSKFRLRAVDFVKKLVRLSYEVHESE